The following coding sequences are from one Nicotiana tomentosiformis chromosome 3, ASM39032v3, whole genome shotgun sequence window:
- the LOC104107727 gene encoding deSI-like protein At4g17486 — protein sequence MICRKNSVRCGRGTVPVYLNVYDLTSINGYAYWLGLGVYHSGVQVHGVEYAFGAHEYPTTGIFEGEPKQCEGFTFRKAILIGWTEMTHREVRGVMEELAEKYRGNAYNLITKNCNHFCNDACLKLTGNPIPSWVNRLARIGLFCNCIIPVSLNSTKVGHHRIEDKACDEGEKKKLRSRSNRLTPSTDSSPSSEEKSCSPPLIKSRSNRSRSPAPSSSALISTST from the exons ATGATTTGCAGAAAGAATTCAGTTAGATGTGGTCGTGGAACAGTACCAGTGTATCTAAATGTGTACGATCTCACTTCTATTAATGGTTATGCTTATTGGCTTGGACTTGGTGTTTACCATTCTGGTGTTCAAG TTCACGGCGTAGAGTATGCATTTGGAGCTCACGAGTATCCAACAACGGGGATATTTGAAGGGGAACCGAAACAGTGCGAGGGATTTACGTTTAGGAAAGCAATTTTGATTGGATGGACAGAGATGACTCATAGAGAAGTGAGGGGAGTAATGGAAGAGCTTGCTGAGAAATACAGAGGAAATGCTTACAACCTTATAACTAAGAATTGTAACCATTTCTGCAATGATGCTTGTCTTAAACTTACAGGCAATCCTATCCCCAGTTGGGTAAATCGACTTGCACGCATCG GTTTATTTTGCAATTGCATTATTCCAGTGAGCTTGAACTCGACCAAAGTTGGCCACCATCGGATTGAAGACAAGGCATGTGATGAAGGGGAGAAGAAGAAACTCAGAAGCCGCTCTAATAGACTGACTCCGTCGACGGATTCATCTCCATCTTCGGAGGAGAAGTCGTGTTCCCCGCCGCTAATCAAAAGTAGAAGCAACAGAAGCAGGAGTCCAGCGCCTTCATCTTCAGCCTTGATATCCACTTCAACATAG
- the LOC104107726 gene encoding uncharacterized protein isoform X2 has product MPRTSSKKGVTGSAASTNPAVDLFRSASSKAANKELERIDQLFHTYANTSSGMIDPEGIEFLCSDLEVEHTDVRILMLAWKMQSEKQGYFSLDEWRRGLKALRADTAQKLKKALPELEKEVRRPSNFVEFYSYAFQYCLTEEKQKSIDVESICLLLDLVLGFEFRPQVDALIQYLKTQTDYKVINMDQWMGFYRFVNEISFPDLSNYDPFLAWPLILDNFVESLRAMHG; this is encoded by the exons ATGCCTCGTACTTCATCCAAGAAAGGCGTAACTGGTTCTGCAGCCTCTACCAATCCTGCCGTCGATTTGTTTCGCTCTG CTTCAAGTAAAGCAGCAAATAAGGAATTGGAACGTATCGACCAATTATTTCATACATATGCCAATACTTCGTCTGGTATGATTGA CCCGGAAGGAATTGAGTTTCTTTGTTCCGATTTGGAAGTCGAACATACCGACGTCAGGATATTGATGCTTGCATG GAAGATGCAGTCTGAAAAACAAGGATACTTTTCACTG GATGAGTGGCGGAGGGGCCTCAAAGCATTAAGAGCTGACACAGCACAGAAATTGAAGAAAGCACTCCCAGAACTTGAGAAGGAG GTCAGAAGGCCATCAAATTTTGTAGAGTTCTACTCCTATGCGTTTCAGTATTGCTTGACGG AGGAGAAGCAGAAGAGCATAGACGTCGAGAGCATTTGTCTCCTGCTTGATCTCGTTTTAGGGTTTGAATTTCGACCCCAAGTTGACGCCCTTATTCAGTATTTGAAG ACGCAGACTGATTACAAGGTTATAAACATGGATCAATGGATGGGATTTTATAGGTTTGTTAATGAG ATTAGTTTTCCAGACCTGAGCAATTATGACCCCTTCCTTGCCTGGCCACTGATCCTGGATAATTTTGTGGAGTCACTGAGAGCAATGCATGGCTAA
- the LOC104107726 gene encoding uncharacterized protein isoform X1 — translation MCKLCGHHRHQKTKKKGGFYPSSKAANKELERIDQLFHTYANTSSGMIDPEGIEFLCSDLEVEHTDVRILMLAWKMQSEKQGYFSLDEWRRGLKALRADTAQKLKKALPELEKEVRRPSNFVEFYSYAFQYCLTEEKQKSIDVESICLLLDLVLGFEFRPQVDALIQYLKTQTDYKVINMDQWMGFYRFVNEISFPDLSNYDPFLAWPLILDNFVESLRAMHG, via the exons ATGTGCAAGCTATGCGGACACCACCGCcatcaaaaaacaaaaaagaaaggaGGATTTTACC CTTCAAGTAAAGCAGCAAATAAGGAATTGGAACGTATCGACCAATTATTTCATACATATGCCAATACTTCGTCTGGTATGATTGA CCCGGAAGGAATTGAGTTTCTTTGTTCCGATTTGGAAGTCGAACATACCGACGTCAGGATATTGATGCTTGCATG GAAGATGCAGTCTGAAAAACAAGGATACTTTTCACTG GATGAGTGGCGGAGGGGCCTCAAAGCATTAAGAGCTGACACAGCACAGAAATTGAAGAAAGCACTCCCAGAACTTGAGAAGGAG GTCAGAAGGCCATCAAATTTTGTAGAGTTCTACTCCTATGCGTTTCAGTATTGCTTGACGG AGGAGAAGCAGAAGAGCATAGACGTCGAGAGCATTTGTCTCCTGCTTGATCTCGTTTTAGGGTTTGAATTTCGACCCCAAGTTGACGCCCTTATTCAGTATTTGAAG ACGCAGACTGATTACAAGGTTATAAACATGGATCAATGGATGGGATTTTATAGGTTTGTTAATGAG ATTAGTTTTCCAGACCTGAGCAATTATGACCCCTTCCTTGCCTGGCCACTGATCCTGGATAATTTTGTGGAGTCACTGAGAGCAATGCATGGCTAA